Proteins encoded together in one Mobula birostris isolate sMobBir1 chromosome 21, sMobBir1.hap1, whole genome shotgun sequence window:
- the LOC140185578 gene encoding uncharacterized protein has translation MDQIEERLMEEVRKYVHLYDSSSPDYKDCQMASNSWKEISTNIGLDVMECTKKWKNLRDKYVHEQKRLAKRSRDPGGKKVPAFYLFLSWLAPHIKHWETESNYDDNKDGNDLTSRLSTSSVAEENQPPDIPSSRAESSSSSETAPLSPSPRMAQKKKRKEHDRFQKQVAQLDERRVELHLLQENDKLSMFGQIVADMLRRLPEEHRPQAMFDV, from the exons ATGGACCAAATCGAGGAGAGGTTAATGGAGGAAGTCCGAAAATATGTACATTTGTACGACTCTTCATCGCCAGACTATAAAGACTGCCAAATGGCATCAAATTCATGGAAGGAAATATCCACAAACATTGGTTTGGACGTGATGGAATGCACAAAGAAATGGAAAAACTTGAGGGACAAGTATGTGCACGAACAGAAAAGACTTGCCAAGAGGAGCCGGGACCCAGGCGGAAAAAAAGTGCCTGCgttttatttgtttctttcctGGCTGGCACCACATATTAAGCACTGGGAAACAGAGTCAAATTATGATGACAACAAG GATGGAAATGATTTGACCTCAAGGTTGTCCACCTCTTCAGTTGCTGAGGAAAACCAACCACCGGACATTCCATCTTCACGTGCAGAATCATCATCAAGTAGTGAGACAGCTCCTCTGTCTCCCAGCCCAAGGATGGCACAGAAAAAGAAGAGGAAAGAACATGACAGGTTTCAGAAGCAGGTCGCCCAGTTGGATGAACGTAGGGTGGAACTACACCTGTTGCAAGAAAATGACAAGCTCTCCATGTTTGGGCAAATAGTTGCAGACATGCTGCGGAGGCTGCCGGAGGAGCACAGGCCACAGGCAATGTTCGACGTGTAA